Within the Photobacterium swingsii genome, the region TATAGAGGTTTTTTTATACCTGTCGATCTTGATGATCAGCAATACAAGCTTTTGAGTATATATAGTCCAAAAGCTGTACAGGCTGATCAACCCTTATGCGACGCGGATCTGAATGGATCGATAAAAGCGACGCTGGGGAATGTGCAGTTATTGGCTGGATAGTAGATAAAAAGCTGATCTTTATGGCGAGGGAGATCTTTGGGTACAACGAGATTATGTCGATGAGAATAAAAACGACGGCATGAGGTATGCCGTCGTTTTAGAAAACAGATTGAAGGGGGATGAGAAAGTTATTCGCCGTATTGACGTTCGAACCAACTTTCTAAAATAACCACTGCCGACTGGGAGTCAATATTCCCCTTACTTAGTGAGCGGAAGCCGCCTTGGTTGAATAAATCTGATTTGGCTTCAACTGTGGTTAGGCGCTCATCGTGCAGTTCAACCTTACAGCCAAAACGACCGTGCAGACGGTTTGCAAACTTTTTCGCGCGCGGAGTAATCGTTGGTAGTTCATTACCTTCGAGATCGAGCGGTAGGCCGACAACAACCAAATCCGGTTGCCATTCTTTGAGTAGCTTTTCGATGTCATCCCAGTTAGGAACGCCATCGCGGGCTTTGAATGCATTTAATGGATTAGCAGTACCAGTTAGCTCTTGGCCAATAGCAGCACCTATGCTGGTGGTCCCGTAGTCAAACGCTAATACACTTCGAGAGTTGCTCATGCATGTCCTTTATCAATGGAAAGATTGGCGGCATTGATACCCAGTTTTGCAACGGCTTTTTGCCAGCGCTCGTTAATCGGGGTATCAAAAAGAATTGCGGGATCGGCCTCAATAGTGAGCCAGTGATTATCCACCAATTCTTGTTCAAGTTGACCTGCATCCCAGCCTGCATAGCCTAAAGCGACTAAGAATTTTTCAGGTGAGTCGTCAGAGCCTAGGATAGCGAGAATATCTTTTGACGTAGTGACACTCAGGTGAGGGGTGACTTGGATGCTGGAGCTGAATACGCCACCGTGATTGTGTAGAACAAAACCACGATCGCTCGAGACTGGACCACCATTAAAGACGGGCTGCTCTAGCCGTTGCGCTTGGGTCACAGGTAAACTGCGTTCAAGATCGAGCTGCTCCAGCATATTTGTTAATGAAATATCGATAGGCACATTAACCACAACACCCATCGCCCCTTCATCATTGTGCTCACACACATAAACCACACTACGCTTGAAGCTGGAATCTTGTAAGGACGGCATCGCAATCAAAAAATGATTTGTCAGATCCATTATCTAGGGTACCTCATGGCGTACAGAAAACAGGGAAACAGAATACTGGTAAGTATGCCGAGGAATTGGCGAACTGTCGATGATGGCTTGGTGCAGTGCGGCTCAGAAAAGAAAATCGCCCATTATTTATTACTGACTATTTAGTGTTACAAGGTCGGTAATACGTGATGGGCGAGTCAAATAGCGTTGGGATTAATTAAGCCTGGATACGACGCTCAATTGCATCCATCAGCTTACCTGTGATTGAGATATCAAAGGCTGCTTCGATTTCACGGATACAGGTTGGGCTGGTCACGTTGATTTCAGTGAGCTTATCGCCAATCACATCCAGACCAACAAAGATCAGACCTTTTTCTTTTAGTATTGGCGCGACAGTTTCTGCGATCTTGCGATCGGTTTCACTGATAGGGCGTGCTTCACCACGGCCACCAGCGGCCAAGTTACCACGGGTTTCACCCTTGGCTGGAATACGCGCTAAGCAGTACGGCATAGGTTCACCATCAACCACTAAGATACGCTTATCGCCGTTGCTGATATCAGGCACAAACGTCTGTGCCATGCAGTAGTTTTCACCCATTGCTGTTAAGGTTTCGATAATCACTGAAACGTTAGGGTCACCTTTCATTACGCGGAAGATCGATGAACCACCCATACCGTCAAGCGGTTTTAGGATCACATCACCATGTTCTTGGTGGAAGGCTTTGATTTTGTCAGCACGACGTGTCACTAGCGTGGTTGGTGTGAGTTCTGGGAACCATGCAGTGAACAGTTTTTCGTTACAATCGCGCAGGCTTTGCGGTTTGTTAACGATCAACGCCCCTTCGTTTTCAGCACGCTCAAGAATGTAAGTGGCGTAGATGTATTCTGTGTCGAACGGAGGATCTTTACGCATCAGTACGGCATCAAGATCCGACAGCGCAATTTCTTGTTCGCTTTGGAATTCAAACCAGCCGTTTGGATCTTCTTGCAGCGTAACCGTACGAGTACGTGCAACCGCTTTTCCCTGTTCTAGCGATAGGTCATTCATTTCCATGTAATGAATTTCCCAACCACGGCGCTGAGCTTCCATCATCATGGCAAAGCTGGAGTCTTTTTTAATGTTGATAGACTCGATAGGGTCCATCACGATACCCAGTTTGATCATTGCTGTTTTCCTCTTGTTAGCCCAGATCGCCGAAGCGAACTTGTAAAGCAGTAATAGCTGTCATTGCTGTTGTCTCGGTACGCAGTACGCGAGGGCCCAACAAGACTTCATCAAAGGTGTATTGCTCGGTCATTGAAATTTCGTCAGCCGATAAGCCGCCCTCAGGACCAATCAGTAGTTTCACTTTGGTGACAGGCTCTGGCAGGGTGTTGATCGAATAAGTGGCACGAGGGTGCAGGTTCAGTTTTAACCCGTCATACGCTTCGGCACACCAGTCTTCGAGTTTCATTACTGGACGAATTTCAGGGACGACATTACGGCCGCATTGTTCGCAGGCAGCAATTGCAATCTTTTGCCATTGAGCGAGTTTCTTCTCAAAACGCTCAGCGTTTAGCTTAACGCCACAGCGCTCTGAAATTAGTGGGGTAATGGTTTTAACCCCCAGTTCTACCGACTTTTGAATGGTGAATTCCATTTTTTCACCACGAGAGATCACTTGGCCAAGATGAATATCGAGCGGTGATTCAACGCTATTTTCATTACGAGCTTGAATTTCAACCTCAACATTCTTTTTGTTAGCGGCGGTGATCACGGCTGGGAACTCGGCATCGCTGCCGTCAAACATCAGCACTTCTTGACCCGGCTGCATACGCATTACGCGGCCGACGTGGTTGGCTGCATCATCACAAAGCATCACTTTTCCCTGAGATGGCAGTGACTCTGGGTGGTAAATACGTGGAATTCTCATGGTTAGGTCGATAACTCAGTAGTAAATAAATTGGCAAGCAGAATACTAACATGGATACGCGTAAGGTGAATTACAAGAGGGCGATCGTGTTTATCGCCCTTTTTATTCAGGATAACGCTGCGAGGTATCCGGTTTACTGCGGGAAAAATTATAGCTTAGCCTTGTTACAGGCTTCTAAAACAAATGGATTGTTGGTGCCTTGTGCTTTTTTGATGCGGCGGTCGCGTTCACACTCCCATTGATCGACTGGGTATTGGCGGTTCCATGCTTCCATTAATTGACGCTGCTGGCGTGACAGGTTCAATTCTCGGTATTCTTGAGCCATGTATAAATAGATACGTGAAATCGCCCCGCGAGCAGCGACAGGTGGATCAACGCGTTTATTTTTGAAGTCGACCTTCATATCACATTGGCCATAGAAGGCCCCTTGATTGCCGTTCCACGGTAGAAATTGGTAATTGGAGCGGTCACCGTTAACTTCACCAATCGCTGGTGTGAGGTTATGTAAATCGGACTCCATTACTTTAAAGCGTTTGTCTTTACGGCAGTTTTTTCGGCCGCCATCTTGCCAGCATTGGAGTTGATGACCAAATTGCCACGCAGGTACGACATGCTCCCACTCAATACGACTGGCGCGTTTAAGTTGTTTACGCACTTGGTAGCCGCAATTATCAAGATCTGGGATCCCTTTTTTGCCTTTCCATTCGATATCACAGCCGCAATAAAAACTAACAGGATGATCTTTATAGATTTTTACGGCTTGTTTTTTAGCATTAGAAAATGAAGTAGGGTGTTTGCCTTCTGCATGGCTTGTGGTTGGTAATAGCAGTAGGCCGAGTAGGGCTAAGTATGCGCGTTTCATGGGTCGTTTTGGCTCACAATAGGTTTGATAGGCTTATCAATATCTTACTATTTTAGAACCATATCACAGTAAGCTGTACCTATAACTTACCCAGTTACACAAAAGGAACGATGAAAAGCCAATATTGGTAGAGTCAGCGTGCAGGCTAAGTGTGATGAAGGAGAAGGCTAGAGAAGGATGTGTTTAAGCACACAGTGTAAGAGGCTGGCGGCACTGGCGGCAATGGTAGCTGACTTGGCCACGTGCAACCTTATTATGGCGACGAACGGTGAGCTGATGTTGGCTACATTGGCACTGATAAGAAAAGGTTTTTCCTTGTACCGAGCTAACATCAAAACTGTGGGTAGTACGTGCTGGGATACCGAAGACTTGAGTCATGATAGTTTGCCACTCTTTACCATGTGGCCGAACACGGCCAAAAAGCTTAAAGGTGATCAAATGCGCGACTTCGTGTGGTACCACTTCATCGAGAAAAGCTTGCGGGTTTTCTTTTAGCAATACGGGATTAAAGCGTACTTCCCATCCCTGTAACCGTGCACTACCTGCTATCTTTCCCCCTTGACGAAAGCTAACGGTTGGCATTGCAAATCGCTTTTGCAAACGTTGATTAGCATGCGAAATACAGGATTCGACTTTAGCAATGACTTGAGATTGAAGTGAGGACATGCGTGCTTAAAATTGCTGGGGGAGTGGGCAGTATAAATAGTTTTGGGAAACGCGACAATAACGGCGACCTCTGGGTATTTTCTTGTTGGCTGCGAGCGAGTGTGGAGAAAGTTGCTTCGAGTTGGTAATAAAAAAGGAAGCCGAGGCTTCCTTTTTTCTATCAAGATTTGGTTGGCTTAATGCCAAGGCAAACTTATTTGATGTTAGCGAAATCGCGAAGGATTGCGGCTTTATCTGTTGCTTCCCAAGGGAATTCGTCACGACCAAAGTGGCCGTATGCCGCTGTCTTTTGGTAGATAGGCTGAAGTAGGTTCAGCATTTCTTGTAGACCGTAAGGGCGTAGGTCGAAGTTCTGACGAACTGCTTCGATGATGATGTCGTGAGACACTTTTTCAGTACCGAAGGTTTCAACCATGATAGACGTTGGATCTGCAACACCGATAGCGTAAGAAAGTTGGATTTCACAACGATCGGCTAGGCCTGCTGCAACGATGTTTTTCGCTACGTAACGTGCTGCGTATGCTGCACTACGGTCGACTTTTGATGGATCTTTACCAGAGAATGCACCACCGCCGTGACGAGCTGCGCCGCCGTAGGTATCAACGATGATTTTACGGCCCGTTAGACCACAGTCACCCATAGGACCACCGATAACAAAGCGGCCGGTTGGGTTGATGAAGAAGTTAGTGTCTTTGGTGATCCACTCTTGTGGCAGTACTGGCTTGATGATTTCTTCCATTACTGCTTCACGTAGATCTGGCGTTGTTACTGAATCACAGTGCTGCGTAGAAAGAACAACGGCATCAATACCAACAATTTTGCCTTGGTCGTATTGGAAAGTAACTTGAGATTTCGCATCTGGGCGAAGGAAGTCTAGTTTACCGCTCTTACGTACTTCAGCTTGCTTCTTAACCAGAAGGTGAGAGTAAGTAATTGGCGCTGGCATTAGAATGTCAGTTTCGTTGGTTGCGTAACCGAACATAATACCTTGGTCACCTGCGCCCTGTTCTTTAGGGTCTGCTTTATCAACACCTTGGTTGATATCTGGTGATTGCTTACCGATGGTGTTTAGAACAGCACAAGAATTGGCATCAAAGCCCATGTCTGAGTGAACGTAGCCAATTTCACGTACCGTTTCACGAGTGATCTCTTCGATATCAACCCAAGCTGATGTCGTGATTTCACCGCCAACCATTACCATGCCGGTTTTTACGTAAGTCTCACAAGCAACACGTGCTTTTGGGTCTTGCTCTAGAATTGCATCCAATACTGCATCAGAAATTTGGTCTGCAATTTTATCTGGATGACCTTCAGATACTGACTCAGAAGTAAACAGGTGTTTTGCCATGAGAATTCTCACTTGTAGGTATTCGTAGTTGTAATATAAGTAGCACTTTTATGCGGGCTAGGTGCCGTTCTATTCATACGTATACACGTTCGTATGTATAGAGCTACTTCCGTCTAGACGTCTATAATACTCAAACGAGAGTGAAAATCAACAATACTTATTTTGTGGTTTTTTTATATTGCTGACGCAAACGATTACTTTAACTGTGCGAAATCTCTGCGTTTTTGTGACATCAAGGTAGCAGCTTATTGAAAACAGACTTATTTTGTTCAGGAAATCGTTTGCAGTGAGGGCAAATACTTTGCGACAATACCCGCCCGCCGATTCCTGGTTAATTTACCGCGCCTGTGAAAGGGCACTTAGAAAGGTAAATAACCATAATACAACAGTCTACGAACCTCTGGAGCAGACATGTCTTCTCGTAAAGATCTAGCTAATGCAATTCGTGCCCTAAGCATGGATGGTGTTCAACAAGCTAACTCAGGCCACCCAGGCGCACCTATGGGTATGGCTGATATCGCTGAAGTACTGTGGCGTGGCCACATGAACCACAACCCACAAAACCCTGAGTGGGCTGATCGCGACCGTTTCATTTTGTCGAACGGCCACGGTTCAATGCTAATTTACTCTCTGCTTCACCTGACGGGTTACGATCTATCAATTGATGATCTGAAGAACTTCCGTCAACTGCATTCTAAAACACCGGGTCACCCTGAATACGGTTATGCACCGGGTGTTGAAACAACGACTGGTCCTCTAGGCCAAGGCATTACAAACGGTGTTGGTATGGCAATGGCTGAGAAAGCCCTAGCTGCACAATTCAACCGTGAAGGCCACGACATCGTTGACCACAACACGTACGTGTTCATGGGCGATGGCTGTCTAATGGAAGGTATCTCTCACGAAGCATGTTCACTGGCGGGTACGCTAGGTCTGGGCAAGCTGATTGCGTTCTGGGATGACAACGGCATCTCTATCGACGGTGAAGTGGAAGGTTGGTTCTCTGACGATACGCCTAAGCGTTTCGAAGCGTACGGCTGGCATGTTATTCCTGCGGTTGATGGTCACGATGCTGACGCAATCAACGCTGCGATTGAAGCGGCTAAAGCAGAAACAGGTCGTCCAACGCTTATCTGTACTAAAACCATCATCGGTTTTGGTTCGCCAAACAAAGCGGGTTCACACGATTGTCACGGTGCACCACTAGGCGCTGAAGAAATCGCAGCAGCACGTGAATTCCTTGGTTGGAACCACGGTCCTTTCGAAATCCCAGCTGACATTGCAGCTGAGTGGGATGCGAAAGAAGCAGGCGCAGCAAAAGAAGCAAGCTGGAACGAGAAGTTCGCAGCGTACGAAGCGGCTTACCCTGAGCTAGCAGCAGAATACAAACGTCGTGTAAACGGTGAGCTACCTGCACAGTGGGAAGAAAAAGCATCAGCAATCATTGCCGATCTTCAAGCGAACCCAGCGAACATCGCTTCACGTAAAGCCTCACAAAACGCACTAGAAGCGTTTGGTGCGATGCTACCAGAATTCATGGGCGGCTCGGCTGACCTTGCGCCTTCTAACCTGACTATGTGGTCGGGCTCTAAGTCGCTAACGGCTGACGATTTCGCGGGTAACTACATCCACTACGGTGTACGTGAATTCGGTATGACAGCGATCATGAACGGTATTGCGCTACACGGTGGCTTTGTACCATACGGTGCAACTTTCCTAATGTTCATGGAATACGCGCGTAACGCAATGCGTATGGCTGCACTAATGAAAGTGCAAAACATCCAAGTTTACACTCATGATTCAATTGGCCTAGGCGAAGATGGTCCTACTCACCAACCGGTTGAGCAGATCGCTTCTTTACGTCTAACGCCAAATATGAGCACATGGCGTCCATGTGACCAAGTTGAATCAGCCGTGGCTTGGAAACTAGCCATCGAGCGTAAAGATGGCCCGACTTCGCTAATCTTCTCGCGTCAAAACCTTGCACAGCAAGAGCGTGACGCTGAGCAAGTAGCGAACATCGCGAAGGGTGGCTACATCCTGAAAGATTGTGAAGGCAAGCCTGAGCTAATTCTTATTGCGACAGGTTCTGAAGTTGAGCTAGCGGTTAACGCTGCGGCTGAACTAACCGCTGAAGGCAAGAAGGTACGCGTAGTATCTATGCCTGCAACGGACGCGTTTGACAAGCAAGATGCAGAATACCGTGAGTCTGTACTGCCATCTGATGTAACTGCACGTATTGCTGTAGAAGCAGGTATTGCTGACTTCTGGTACAAGTACGTTGGTTTCGGTGGCAAGATCATCGGTATGACAACATTTGGTGAGTCTGCACCAGCAGGCGAGCTATTCAAAATGTTCGGTTTCACGACTGAAAACGTTGTGAACACAGCGAAAGAATTACTTGCATAATTGCAGGGCTCTTATGCTAATGAAAGGCTTCCTTCGGGAAGCCTTTTTTATTGATGGTTATGAAGTCGAGTGCAATTCGAACAGTATTTATGTGAGCTAAGCATATAAAAGCTAAATGGTGAGAAGAGTCACATTTATGATGATTCTGGGCAGAGCTTGTTATACACTTACGCGGCTTAATTCTTATGTAGCACGGATATGACACTAAAAGTCGCAATTAACGGATTTGGCCGAATTGGCCGCAGTGTGTTACGCGCCTTGTACGAGAGCGGTAAACACCAGCAAATAGACATCGTGGCAGTTAACGAGTTGGCTGAGCCTGAAGCTATGGCCCACTTGTTACAATATGATACTAGCCATGGTCGTTTCTTTAAGCCTGTCTCTCATGATCAGGAGCACTTGTTTATTGCCCATCAAAATGGCGAACAAGACTCTATCCGTATCCTTCATCAAAGTGATATTAACTTACTGCCTTGGCGTGACCTCGATGTTGACATTGTGCTCGACTGTACGGGGATTTTTGGCTCTCGTGAAGATGGGCTAGCCCACCTTCAAGCTGGCGCGAAGAAAGTGTTATTCTCACACCCTGCTGCAACTGATATCGACAATACCATTATTTATGGTGTGAACCATGAAACGCTGAAGCCAGATGACCGTATTGTGTCAAATGGTTCGTGTACCACTAACTGTATTGTCCCTGTTATTAAAGTGCTGGACGAAGCCTTCGGGATCGAGTCGGGCACGATCACAACGATTCACTCCTCCATGAATGACCAACAGGTCATTGATGCATACCACACAGATTTACGCCGTACTCGCGCAGCTAGCCAGTCAATTATTCCGGTTGATACTAAACTGCACTTGGGTATTGGTCGCATATTTCCGAAACTTTCTGACAAATTTGAAGCTATTTCGGTCCGAGTACCGACAATAAATGTGACCGCGATGGATTTAAGCGTCACAGTTAAAACAAATGTGAAAGTTAATGACGTAAATCAATCACTGTTGGACGCGACTCGTTGTACATTAGCAAATATTGTAGATTACACCGAAGCACCACTGGTCTCGATCGACTTTAATCACGATCCTCATAGCGCGATAGTCGACGGAACACAAACCCGAGTCAGTAATCAGCACCTAATTAAAATGCTGGTGTGGTGTGATAATGAATGGGGATTTGCCAATCGGATGTTAGATACCGCATTGGCGATGCATCAAAGCTACGATGGTCTCCCAACGGGAGAGTAGCCTTTTAGCCTGCACTAACGGCTAAAGTAGACAGATAAAGTAAAGAATTCGTGAGTTGGGCACAGTGCCGAGCTTGAAAGATTTTAGCTAACTTTGAAAAGGGACAAAGAATGTCTGTAATCAAGATGACTGACCTGGAACTTGCAGGTAAACGCGTATTTATCCGTGCTGACCTAAACGTGCCAGTAAAAGACGGTAAAGTAACTTCAGATGCTCGTATTCTTGCATCTCTACCTACTATTAAGCGTTGCCTAGAAGCTGGCGCT harbors:
- a CDS encoding SprT family zinc-dependent metalloprotease, coding for MSSLQSQVIAKVESCISHANQRLQKRFAMPTVSFRQGGKIAGSARLQGWEVRFNPVLLKENPQAFLDEVVPHEVAHLITFKLFGRVRPHGKEWQTIMTQVFGIPARTTHSFDVSSVQGKTFSYQCQCSQHQLTVRRHNKVARGQVSYHCRQCRQPLTLCA
- the ruvX gene encoding Holliday junction resolvase RuvX, producing the protein MSNSRSVLAFDYGTTSIGAAIGQELTGTANPLNAFKARDGVPNWDDIEKLLKEWQPDLVVVGLPLDLEGNELPTITPRAKKFANRLHGRFGCKVELHDERLTTVEAKSDLFNQGGFRSLSKGNIDSQSAVVILESWFERQYGE
- a CDS encoding endonuclease, yielding MKRAYLALLGLLLLPTTSHAEGKHPTSFSNAKKQAVKIYKDHPVSFYCGCDIEWKGKKGIPDLDNCGYQVRKQLKRASRIEWEHVVPAWQFGHQLQCWQDGGRKNCRKDKRFKVMESDLHNLTPAIGEVNGDRSNYQFLPWNGNQGAFYGQCDMKVDFKNKRVDPPVAARGAISRIYLYMAQEYRELNLSRQQRQLMEAWNRQYPVDQWECERDRRIKKAQGTNNPFVLEACNKAKL
- the rsmE gene encoding 16S rRNA (uracil(1498)-N(3))-methyltransferase → MRIPRIYHPESLPSQGKVMLCDDAANHVGRVMRMQPGQEVLMFDGSDAEFPAVITAANKKNVEVEIQARNENSVESPLDIHLGQVISRGEKMEFTIQKSVELGVKTITPLISERCGVKLNAERFEKKLAQWQKIAIAACEQCGRNVVPEIRPVMKLEDWCAEAYDGLKLNLHPRATYSINTLPEPVTKVKLLIGPEGGLSADEISMTEQYTFDEVLLGPRVLRTETTAMTAITALQVRFGDLG
- the gshB gene encoding glutathione synthase — translated: MIKLGIVMDPIESINIKKDSSFAMMMEAQRRGWEIHYMEMNDLSLEQGKAVARTRTVTLQEDPNGWFEFQSEQEIALSDLDAVLMRKDPPFDTEYIYATYILERAENEGALIVNKPQSLRDCNEKLFTAWFPELTPTTLVTRRADKIKAFHQEHGDVILKPLDGMGGSSIFRVMKGDPNVSVIIETLTAMGENYCMAQTFVPDISNGDKRILVVDGEPMPYCLARIPAKGETRGNLAAGGRGEARPISETDRKIAETVAPILKEKGLIFVGLDVIGDKLTEINVTSPTCIREIEAAFDISITGKLMDAIERRIQA
- the epd gene encoding erythrose-4-phosphate dehydrogenase; this encodes MTLKVAINGFGRIGRSVLRALYESGKHQQIDIVAVNELAEPEAMAHLLQYDTSHGRFFKPVSHDQEHLFIAHQNGEQDSIRILHQSDINLLPWRDLDVDIVLDCTGIFGSREDGLAHLQAGAKKVLFSHPAATDIDNTIIYGVNHETLKPDDRIVSNGSCTTNCIVPVIKVLDEAFGIESGTITTIHSSMNDQQVIDAYHTDLRRTRAASQSIIPVDTKLHLGIGRIFPKLSDKFEAISVRVPTINVTAMDLSVTVKTNVKVNDVNQSLLDATRCTLANIVDYTEAPLVSIDFNHDPHSAIVDGTQTRVSNQHLIKMLVWCDNEWGFANRMLDTALAMHQSYDGLPTGE
- the tkt gene encoding transketolase, coding for MSSRKDLANAIRALSMDGVQQANSGHPGAPMGMADIAEVLWRGHMNHNPQNPEWADRDRFILSNGHGSMLIYSLLHLTGYDLSIDDLKNFRQLHSKTPGHPEYGYAPGVETTTGPLGQGITNGVGMAMAEKALAAQFNREGHDIVDHNTYVFMGDGCLMEGISHEACSLAGTLGLGKLIAFWDDNGISIDGEVEGWFSDDTPKRFEAYGWHVIPAVDGHDADAINAAIEAAKAETGRPTLICTKTIIGFGSPNKAGSHDCHGAPLGAEEIAAAREFLGWNHGPFEIPADIAAEWDAKEAGAAKEASWNEKFAAYEAAYPELAAEYKRRVNGELPAQWEEKASAIIADLQANPANIASRKASQNALEAFGAMLPEFMGGSADLAPSNLTMWSGSKSLTADDFAGNYIHYGVREFGMTAIMNGIALHGGFVPYGATFLMFMEYARNAMRMAALMKVQNIQVYTHDSIGLGEDGPTHQPVEQIASLRLTPNMSTWRPCDQVESAVAWKLAIERKDGPTSLIFSRQNLAQQERDAEQVANIAKGGYILKDCEGKPELILIATGSEVELAVNAAAELTAEGKKVRVVSMPATDAFDKQDAEYRESVLPSDVTARIAVEAGIADFWYKYVGFGGKIIGMTTFGESAPAGELFKMFGFTTENVVNTAKELLA
- the metK gene encoding methionine adenosyltransferase, whose amino-acid sequence is MAKHLFTSESVSEGHPDKIADQISDAVLDAILEQDPKARVACETYVKTGMVMVGGEITTSAWVDIEEITRETVREIGYVHSDMGFDANSCAVLNTIGKQSPDINQGVDKADPKEQGAGDQGIMFGYATNETDILMPAPITYSHLLVKKQAEVRKSGKLDFLRPDAKSQVTFQYDQGKIVGIDAVVLSTQHCDSVTTPDLREAVMEEIIKPVLPQEWITKDTNFFINPTGRFVIGGPMGDCGLTGRKIIVDTYGGAARHGGGAFSGKDPSKVDRSAAYAARYVAKNIVAAGLADRCEIQLSYAIGVADPTSIMVETFGTEKVSHDIIIEAVRQNFDLRPYGLQEMLNLLQPIYQKTAAYGHFGRDEFPWEATDKAAILRDFANIK
- a CDS encoding YqgE/AlgH family protein, with the translated sequence MDLTNHFLIAMPSLQDSSFKRSVVYVCEHNDEGAMGVVVNVPIDISLTNMLEQLDLERSLPVTQAQRLEQPVFNGGPVSSDRGFVLHNHGGVFSSSIQVTPHLSVTTSKDILAILGSDDSPEKFLVALGYAGWDAGQLEQELVDNHWLTIEADPAILFDTPINERWQKAVAKLGINAANLSIDKGHA